One Penaeus monodon isolate SGIC_2016 chromosome 37, NSTDA_Pmon_1, whole genome shotgun sequence genomic region harbors:
- the LOC119596164 gene encoding twinfilin-1-like isoform X2 encodes MSHQTGIKANDELLNFFSSCRNGNVRVFRITIEDEALQLGEYCPAEGSWEDDYDKLVVPLLREKQPCYLLYRLDTQAHGGYQWVLISWSPDDSPVREKMLYASTKATLRMEFGATQISDEIFGTVVEDVNLSGLRRHRKSAAAPQPLTMREEEMQEIKKLEVGVDIGVDTKHQTLAGVAFPIVTKALDAVKKFASGELQYIQLKIDTSAEEIQLVGSEANLPVTGLPAKVPDNAARYHIYRFDHNYEGDFFHSVLFIYSMPGYACPIKERMLYSSSKNPFIDLLENGINLAITKKLEIGEGQELTEEYLLDEIHPKVNLHRPKFAKPKGPANRGAKRLTKAPKDEAAT; translated from the exons AGGCACTGCAGCTGGGAGAGTATTGCCCAGCTGAGGGGTCATGGGAGGATGACTATGACAAACTGGTTGTGCCATTACTCAGAGAGAAACAGCCTTGCTACCTCCTCTATAG GTTAGACACTCAAGCTCACGGTGGTTACCAGTGGGTGCTAATCAGCTGGTCACCCGATGACTCACCAGTGCGAGAGAAGATGTTGTATGCCTCTACCAAGGCCACACTCAGGATGGAGTTTGGTGCAACTCAGATCAGTGATGAAATCTTTGGCACAGTGGTG gaaGATGTAAATTTGAGTGGTCTGCGGCGTCACAGAAAATCTGCTGCGGCACCTCAGCCGCTTACCATGAGG GAGGAGGAGatgcaagaaataaagaaactgGAAGTTGGTGTTGACATTGGAGTTGACACCAAGCATCAGACCTTAGCTGGTGTAGCTTTCCCCATTGTAACAAAAGCCCTAGATGCTGTCAAGAAGTTTGCCAGTGGAGAACTACAGTATATCCAGCTCAAAATTG ATACATCTGCAGAAGAAATTCAGCTGGTAGGTTCCGAAGCAAACTTACCAGTGACAGGACTGCCTGCGAAAGTACCTGACAATGCTGCACGCTACCATATCTATCGGTTTGATCACAACTATGAAGGAGACTTTTTCCACAGTGTTT TGTTCATATACTCCATGCCTGGTTATGCCTGTCCAATCAAGGAGAGAATGCTCTACTCCAGTAGTAAAAATCCATTCATAGATCTCTTGGAGAATGGGATAAATTTGGCCATCACTAAAAAG TTGGAGATAGGAGAAGGCCAGGAGTTAACAGAAGAATACCTCTTAGATGAAATCCACCCCAAGGTTAACCTCCACCGTCCAAAGTTTGCCAAGCCAAAGGGTCCAGCCAACAGGGGTGCTAAGAGACTTACGAAAGCACCCAAAGACGAGGCAGCAACTTAG